The genomic stretch GTTTTTCAAGTAAAGATTTTGCGAAATTTCATCCTGGTGGCGCTTTAGGAAAAAAATTATACTTGCGTGTCAACGATTTGGCTTCTGTAAATCAAAAACCGAAAGTACTCGCGGATAGTTCTGTAAAAGATGTCATTATCGAAATTTCCAAAGGAATGTTAGGCGCAACTGCCGTTGTGAATGATGTTGAAGAAATTATTGGTGTCATTACGGATGGAGATATTAGACGTATGTTAGCTGATAATGATTTTATTGGCGATTTAAAAGCACACAATATAATGTCGTCCAATCCAAAACGAATTGCGAACGACGCTATGGCTGTTGAAGCGTTAGAAATAATGGAAAACAACGGAATTTCACAATTAATGGTAGAAGATGAAGGAAGATACGCAGGAATCGTACATTTGCATGATTTAGTTAAAGAAGGAATCTTATAATGGGGAAAAAAAATAAAAATGAAATGTCATTCTTAGATCATTTAGAAGAACTAAGATGGCATCTTATCCGTAGTTTTAGTGTCATATTTGTTATTGCAGTTGTAGTATTTATATTCATGACATCTATTTATGATAACTTATTAATTGTCCATTTAGATGGGAATTTTGTAACGTATAAATTTTTCTGCCAAGCGTTTGAACTTATTAGTATTGACAGTGAATTTTGTTCGCTTACCTTCAATGACAAATTGAATAATTTAGATGTCACAGGACAATTTACAATGGCAATTTGGACATCACTAATTTTAGGACTCATCTTTGCATTTCCATATATTTTATTTGAATTATGGCGATTTATCGCTCCAGGATTAAACCCGAAAGAACGTGGAAAATCACGCTGGTTTATAGTATTGGCTTCACTCCTATTCTTTGTTGGATTATTGTTCAGTTATTACGTAATTATGCCAATGTCGTCGTACTTTTTCTACACATTCTCTATTACAGATAAAATTCAAAACACCATTACAGTTCAATCACACATTAGTTTACTAACTAACACATTACTAGGTGTTTCATTAGTTTTTGAATTGCCATTAGTTATATACTTTTTATCAAAATTAGGATTAATTACGCCTGCATTCTTACGCAAGTATCGAAAACATGCGTTAGTTGTCGTATTGATTCTTGCTGCCGTAATTACGCCTCCTGATGTTGCGAGTCAAGTTGTAGTAGCAATTCCAATATTAATCTTATATGAAGTAGGAATCATCATATCAAAAAGAGTAGAGAAAAATTTAAAAAAGAAATTAAAAAATGCCTAATCAAGTAGAAGAATTTAATGCGTATCGAGTTAAAATGAATGATAAAATTTTAGCCGATAATAACAAAGTAATCAAACGTATCTTCAATTTAGATACAAATGCTTTTTCAGAAGGTGCTTTAGACGTAAAAACAAAGGAATTACTTGGTTTAGTAGCTTCTACGGTATTGCGTTGTGACGATTGTATAAAATACCACTTAGAATCTTGCCACAAAGAAGGTTTGAGCAAAGAACAAGTAATGGAAACGCTAAGTATTGCCACGTTAATTGGCGGAACAATTGTCATTCCACATTTACGCAAAGCTTATGAATATTGGGAAGCATTAGAGGAACAGGCATAAGTTAGATTTTAGACCGCTTTGCTGATAGAATTTAGATTGCTTCGCTGTTAGATGCTAAATGTATTAAATCCAATTCAGTATCATGCGACGTTAATTTAATACTAAAAAACACCTGCGTTGTACTGAAATTAGTATTTTTACAATTCACAATGACCAAATTATATGATTTTAAGAGCTGAAAATATCATGAAGTCCTACAAAGGACGAAAAGTTGTAAAGGGAATTTCTCTTGAAGTAAATCAAGGCGAAATTGTTGGATTACTAGGTCCAAATGGAGCTGGAAAAACAACTTCTTTCTATATGATTGTTGGATTGATAAAACCCAACGGCGGAAAAATCTTTTTGGACGACAAAGAAATTACCAATTTCCCAATGTACAAACGTGCGCAAAACGGAATTGGTTATTTGGCACAAGAAGCTTCGGTATTCAGAAAATTGAGCATTGAAGACAATATTTTAAGTGTATTACAATTGACTAAACTATCAAAAAAAGAGCAATTAATGAAAATGGAATCGCTCATTGAAGAATTTGGTTTAGGACACATTCGTAAAAATCGTGGCGATTTATTGTCTGGTGGCGAACGAAGACGAACAGAAATTGCTCGCGCATTAGCAACCGATCCAAGTTTTGTATTATTAGATGAACCTTTCGCAGGAGTTGATCCTGTTGCGGTTGAAGACATTCAGCGAATAATTGCACACTTAAAAAACAAAAACATCGGAATCTTAATTACCGATCACAACGTACAAGAAACCTTAGCAATTACAGATAGAACCTATTTAATGTTTGAAGGAAACATTCTAAAAGCTGGAAAGCCACAAGAATTAGCCGAAGACGAAATGGTTCGGAAAGTATATCTTGGTCAAAACTTCGAATTACGTAAAAAGAAAATTGACTTTGAAAGCGCGAAAGGTTAGATTTTTTTCAGTTGTGAGTTGTGAGTTGTGAGTTGTGAGTTGTGAGTTGAAAATAAAGTAAACTGACCATTTCGACTATCATTCATGATAAATTATAGCCAAAATTATACATTTAAAATTCAACATATATAATTTAAAATTTCAATTATTTTTCACCAAAGAAATCAACACATACAATAAAATTATAATCGGAATCGCTAAAAACTGTAAAAACACTAATAATAACAGACAAAGCGCGATAAAAATATACTTTACAGCATTATTTTTAAAACTCCAATCTTTAAATTTTAAGGCGAATAATGGAATCTTTGCATTCAATACATAACAACTTACTAACGTCATTCCTATCAAAAACCATTTATTTAGAATAATTGCGTCAACTATTTCGCTTCCTTGATACATTAAAATCAGCGGAAATGATATAATAAGCAATGTATTTGCAGGTGTTGGCAATCCGATAAATGATGAAGTTTGGTTTTCATCGATGTTGAATTTTGCCAAACGATACGCTGAAGCAAGCACAATTAACAACCCAAATAACGGCAAGAAATGAACTTCATTTTGAAACCAATGCCACGAATCTGACCAAGAATGTCCATCGTTCACTTTCTCATGTATATCTAAGGATTTATTAAATAATTGATACATTATAATTCCAGGAACAACGCCGCTAGTTACCATATCCGCTAACGAATCTAGTTGCAAACCCAATTCACTTTGTACCTTTAACATTCTGGCTGCAAAGCCATCAAAAAAGTCGAAAAATATTCCTAGAAACACAAAAAATGCAGCAATCTCTAATTGGTTTTTCACAGCGAAAATTACTGCCAAACAACCGCAAAATAAATTCAATAATGTGATGAAATTTGGAATGTGTTTTTTGATATTCATGTAGTATGATTTTTTGTAAAAATAATTAAACTTTACAAACTCCACTGAAAAGAAGTGAAAATGTTCGCTAAATCCATACAATATCTACGTAATTTTTGAGTTTATTAGGGTAGAAAATCGCATATTTGTATAAAAAATTACACTCTTGAAAAAGCAATTCCTTTTCCTCTTTATAATAGTTACACACTTGGCAAATAGCCAATCGGTCGCTAAATACTCCAACGAATTTATGAATATTGGTGTAGATGCTGGCGCGTTCGGTATGGCAAATGCTGTAGTTGCTAACGTTAGCGATGTCAATGCTGGTTACTGGAATCCTGCGGGATTGGTGCAATTGGAAGACAAACAAATGGCATTAATGCATTCTAGTTATTTTGCAAACATTGCATTGTATGATTATGCCGCGTTTGCGATGCAAATTGATGATAGAAGTGCTTTTGGAATTTCATTGATTCGATTTGGAGTTGATGATATTCTAAACACAACACAATTAATTGATAGTCAAGGAAATATTGACTTTAACAGAATCAGCCTCTTCTCTACTGCCGATTACGGAATTACGTTTTCGTATGCACGAAGAATGCCTGTTCAAGGATTAAATTACGGTATAAATGCCAAAGTAATTCGTAGAGTTATTGGCGATTTTGCTTCTTCTTGGGGATTTGGATTTGACTTCGGATTGCAGTTTAGACATAAAGATTGGAAATTTGGTTTGATGGCGCGCGATATTACAACGACATTCAATACTTGGAGCATTGATGAAGATTTATTCAATAATGTAAGTGACCAAATTCCAGCACAAGATTTACCAGAAACTACCGAAATTACGATTCCAAAATTACAACTTGGAGTTGCACGAACGTTTACATTCAATTACGATTATTCGCTAACTGCGGAAGTTGACCTTAACATGCGTTTTGCTGAAACAAATGACTTAATTTCTACTTCGTTTGCAAGTATTACACCTTCTCTCGGATTGCAATTTGCATATACAGATTTAGTGTTTTTAAGAGCTGGTATTGGAAATTTCCAAAATGAAAACAACTTTGGATCTGAATCATTAACGTTTCAACCAAACATCGGAATCGGTTTTAAATACAAAGGAATTCAAGTAGATTATGCACTAACGGACATTGGCGATCAAAGTGCGGCTGTATATTCGAATGTATTCTCATTAAAAATTGACTGGAGTTTATTTAGATAATAAAAACTTCTTTTTAAAATTCTACTAAAAAATAATTTTAGATATTTTCCGTGTGACGAATAAAAGCAATAAATTTATCACATGAAAAAAACGATACTTTTGCTACTCTTTCTTTCTGTTGGAATGCTTTTTGGACAAGAAGCAACTCACGTTCGACTTTCCTCAGAAGCTGAATTTTCAATAATTACCTGCGGTTCAGGCAACGAGTTATACTCATCTTTTGGGCACAGCGCATTTCGCATAAAAGATCCTGTATTTGGGTACGATGTCGTTTACAACTACGGAACTTTTGATTTTGAAGCTGATTGGTTTTATTTAAAATTTGTGCAAGGAAAACTTCCATATCAATTAGGTCGTGCCAATTTCAAAAACTTTTTACGCACGTATAAATATGAAAAACGTTGGGTAAAAGAGCAAGTTTTAAATCTAACTCCTGAACAAGTTCGGCAATTATTTGACTTTTTAGAAAACAATTATAAGGTAGAAAACAGAGATTATAAATATGATTTCTTCTTCAACAATTGCGCAACAAAAATTAGAGACGTTATAAAAGAGAACTTTGGTGATGAAATCATTTTCAATGAAAATCATATCACTGAAGAAAAAACATTTAGAGGTTTAATTCACGAAAACTTAGACGATAACTCTTGGTCTAGTTTCGGAATTGACATTGCGTTAGGTTCGGTGATTGATAAAAAAGCGCCACCAATAGATTATCAATTTCTACCAGAATATGTGTTTGAAGCGTTCGGAAATGCTACTATGCGAGATTCGGGAACTCCATTCGTAAAAGAAACAAATCTCATCTTAAAAGCGCCCGAAACTGCTAAAGCAAACAAAAATTCTATATTGAGTCCGTATGTGATTCTCTCTATATTGATGTTGATCGTTCTCGTAATCACATTCCTAGATTTCAAAAATAACAAACGAACTAGATGGCTTGATGCTGTTTTACTAGTCGGAAACGGAATTGCAGGAATCATCATTCTATTACTTTGGTTTGCAACCGATCACACGGCAACAGCAATGAATTGGAACGTTTTATGGTTGCTCCCGATAAATATTTTCTTTGTTAAAAAGTTTTTCTCTAAAGCACAAGAATGCAGAGAATTATGGAAACATACTGCTTTTCTATTGCTATTAATCGCAGTCGTTTTCTTTTTATGGATTATTGATTTTCAGCAGTTTGCATTAGCAGCAATTCCTCTACTAATCATGTTTACCATTCGGTATGCGTATTTGACGTATTATTTTTTGAGGTTGGAGGAAGAAGTGTAAATCGCTTTTTATTGAAAAATTGAAGCATTGAATGATTAAAAAATTCTTTTTTGTCATTCCTGCGCAGGCAGGAATCCATTGTATCGTGATTAACAAATTCAATAATTGAAGGTATATTTTTGCCACAAATTCACGAATGTTTTTTGTTGTCATTCCTGCACCGCTAGTGCGAGTTTCAAAACTCGTACCGACAAACAAGCTAAAAGCAAACAGCTAAAAGCCAAAGTTATCTTCCCCGATAAAACAACACTGTACTCAACGTTTTTACAACGATATTAACATCCAAAAATAAGCTTCGATGTTTTATATAATATAAGTCGTATTGAAGTTTTCTCAAACTGTCTTCTTCTGAAGCGCCATAATCTGTTTTCACTTGCGCCCAACCTGTCACACCTGGTTTTACTACATGTCTAATTTCATAAAAAGTAAGACTTTCCGAAAGTTGTTTTACAAACGCTGGACGTTCTGGTCGTGGACCAATCATGCTCATTTCGCCTTTTAACACATTAAAAAACTGCGGAACTTCATCCAAACGCGATTTACGCAGAAAACCACCAAATTTAGTAATTCGGGTATCATTTCTCGTAGCCCAAACTGCGCCATCTTTTTCGGCATCAATCACCATACTGCGGAGTTTGTAAATTTTAAATGGCACACCATTTTTCCCAACACGTTCTTGCGTATATACTAAAGGTCCACGATTTCCGATCAAGTTTCCGATCAAAACAAATGGGAGAAATATCAAACTTGCAACCAGTCCTAAAATCGAAAAAACAATATCAAACAAACGATGAGAAAACAGGTATAATTTATTTTGATTGCTTCGGCTGAACGGAAAATATTTATAAAAATCTTTTCCAATATATTGTAATGGTACGCGAAACATCAATTCTTCATACACTTGTGTGTATTCTTTAATTGGCAAACCAGTTTCAAGCAAAGAAATCAAACTATCAAATAGCGGTTTACTCAATTCTTCACGTTCATTACTTGCAATAATAATTTCAGAAACTGCTTTTTGTTGTGCAATTTCTTTAAGATTTAAATTTTTAATTTCCTCTAAACCAGCTAATTCAGGAGCTTTCACGCTAGTATCAGAACTTGAATTTATATAGCCTACAATTTCATAATAGTTTGTACTTGAATTAATAGCATCTAACATTACTTTAATTTCTTGCGTATTTCCTATCAATAATATGTTTTTGAAGAATCTTGGCGAAGAAATAAAGAAAATATAAGCGCAACGCCACAAAAAGATTGCGACCGAAATTGCTAAGAAGAAATATAAAATTTGTAACCGATTTACGGGCAATTCAGGCGTTAAGAAAGGCGTCAATAAATAGCACAAAACCGTAATGGAAACCGAAAGTACAATCCCTTGAAATGTAGATTCAAAACGACTTGATTTTTGCAAATCATACAATTCAAAAATAGTAGAAAACAATAAGAAATATACAATCAATACCAACGTCCAAACCCAACGTTGTTGCGTGATCATAAAGTAATCGAAGTCGAAAATGTTGGAAACCAAATACAAGCCAAAAAGCAACGCAACTACATCGAAAACTCGAAGTAGCAGTTTACGTTCCGATATTTCGAAATGTATGTTAGATTTTGAGGCCATAATGTTCGTCTAAATATAAGAGATAAAACTTTTAGTTTTTCCGTTGCCTGCTTTTTTCTTCACATTTTGATTGATATTGTAGGTAATATCATCGGAAAAATAATTATAAATCTCTTGTTTTAGCAGTTGTTCATGCTTGTTGGTTAAATTTTCTTTGAGGTTAAATATAAGGATTCCTTTTTCCTTTTGGATAATTTGATAGGTAAGTTTTATGTCATGCTTTTTTCCTAAGTTTTTAAAAATGTAATAAAAATATAAACTTGGATAAATTTCTTTATTTCCGTAGACGTTCTCTCCTACTCTTCCTGCAACTTCGTTTAAAATATAATGTGCCATTCCACAGGAACATTTAGTATCTTTTGAAGCCAATTCAATATAATCGCCCAATTGATATCGAATGATGGGAAACGTTTTCATTTGCAAATTTGTAACTACAATTTGCTTGTCAATTTCTTCTACTAGCACGCCTTCCATGTTCAAATGCATGTTTCCTTTTGCACATTCAAACGCAATAATTCCAGTTTCGGCAGCACCATATTCGCTGATAATTGGCACACCAAAGGCTTTTTGGACTTCTTCTGTATAACTGTCGTAAATTTTCTCCGAAGTACCTTTTACCATTTTTAAATGCTTCGGTTTAGGTAGTTTTTTATCATTAATCAATTTTGCTGATTGATAAATCATAGAAGAATATCCGTGAATATAGGTTGCTTTTCTCAGCTTTTTCACAAATCGATTGAATGCTTTTTCTTTGTAATCAAACATACGAAAACGATTCTGTAAAGCATCTAAAGCACTGATTTTTAATTGTTTAAATCGCGAAAAATCAAATCCCCAAAAATAACCATTGCGTTCCCAAGGTTGTACATTATGCCAAGAATAACCTCTAAATATGGACGCTCTATTGAAAGAATCGGCACTTTCTTCCCGTTTATACACTAACGGATCGCCCGAAGAACCTGAAGTTGTGGCTGTAAATACTTTTTTAAAGGCATGTTTTGTATGAATTTTTTCGTTGTGCAGAATCACATCTTGCTTCGACAATAAAGGCAATTGCTGTATGTCTTTTAAAGATGTAAATGACTTAATATCAATGTTTTTGAACGTTTCTTTATAATATTCAGAATTTACTTTCGCGAAAGAAATGAGATCCTTTAATTGTGCTAATTGATACGCTTCTAACTGTTCAATCGACCAATGTTCGGATTGTTTTAAAAACACAAACCACTTCCGTATAGAAGGATTCCGTAAGCGTTCGCCAATATTGAAAATAAGTTTGTGAAACATGATTTTTTAAAAGCTAATCTGTTGTGAAACAAGCCTTAACAATTGGTTTCTACCAATCGAAATGATTATTTGCGAATTCCATCTGACTAAAATAATCTAATAAAAATAAACAGCTAAGAATAATCATTTTTTATTTGTTATTTTGCAATCGAATCAGCTCATTTATGAATCATAAAATCAAGTCTTTAATTTTTAAATCGTTAGACATCTTACCCAACAAGTTTGGTTATGGCGTGTATCATCAATTGCAAAAATTTCTAAACAGAAATAGCGTAAATTACAAGATCAAGACCAATGACAGCTCATTTAATGAAGCTTTAAAAATTCTAGCGAAAGCTACTATAGAACTGAAAAACAAGACGATTTTCGAATTGGGTTCAGGTTGGGCGCCAATTATTCCATATTTTTTTACCTATTTCGCAAAAGCTTCAAAAGTTGTTACATATGACATTAATGAACATTATGATGCAAAAACGATTGCGAAATTAAATGCGTATTTTTCTTCTGAATTCAACATTAACGTTGTTACTAAAAAAGGTACATATGAATTGCCAAGCAATATTTCTTATTATCCGAATAAAAATTTAGCAAACTCAGGTTCAATTTCTGATGATTCTGTTGATTTAATTTTTTCCAGATTCGTACTAGAACACATTCCACCAGAAGATTTAGTGAAAATTCATGAAAATTTTGCACAAAACTTGCCAAAACCATTCCATATTCTACACATGATTTCGCCAAGCGATCACAGAGCTTACAACGATTCTTCGCTTTCGTATTACGACTTTTTAAAATACAGTGCTGAAGCATGGAAAAAAAACCACACCAAGTTCGATTATCACAATCGGTTGCGCTTACCCGATTACCTTGACATTTTTAAAAATGCTGGTTTTGAAGTTGTTTCCTTAGATTATGATACCTGTGACAAAACTTCTGAAAAGTATAAAAAATTCAAAGAATTAACGCTTCACAAGGACTTTGAAAACTACACTGAAGAAGAATTATTAGCTGGAAGTATTAATGTGTTGTTGAGAATGTCGTAGAATTTTGATTTGATAATTTGATGATTTTTCAATTTTAAAATTACGCTATTTCTCATTTTCAAATCATCGAATTAACAACTTTTTCCATTTTTCTTTCACAATTTCCCAATCAAAACTTTCAGCTTTTTTACGCGCATTTTGCGTGAGTTTTTCAACCATTTCTGGAGAATGTATAAGTGCTTCAATCGCGTTCACCATTTCAGAAATATTATTTTCTGCAACTAAAATTCCATCTTTTTGGTTTTCGATTAAATACGGAATTCCGCCAACATTTGTAGAAACAACAGGCATTCCGAGCGACATTGCTTCAATCAAACTAATTGGTGTATTATCAAAATTTGTGGTATTTATGAAAATGTCATAATCCGTAGAAAGTGAAATCCAATCGTGTTTTGATAGTTTTCCAGTGAAATTTACATCAACATTGAGTTCTGAAGCAAGTTGTTTTGTTTTCTGGAAAGAAGCATCTTTTTCAGGTCCAACCATGCAAAGTGAAGCTTCCATTCCGTTCGCTTTCAAACCATGCAATACATGAACAGCTAATTCCGGATTGTATATTTCGGCAAACGATCGAACCCATAATAATTTTGCCTGAACGTTTTCGCGCTTTTTAAAAGGATAATCTGCTAATTCAACATTATTCGGAATGTGAACTAAATTCGTGTAATTATAACGTTCAAAAACAGTTTTCAAGAATAATGAAGGCGAAACATTCACATGCGCATTTTTAAAAATTGCATCGCTTTTAGATTTGCTTTGTTGCAAACGGTTTTCTAAATTTCCTCCATGTAAAATTGGAATGTATTTGATTTTCAATATAATACATAATTTACTCATCAAATATGCATACTGAAAATTCGTTGTACTATATGTATCAATCAACACATAACGCACGTTTTTTCGGTGCTTAAAAACTGTCCAAAGCATATCGAGCATTCGGACTATTTTATTCTTTTTATTGGAAGTCAATCGAATATCAAAACCTTCTTTTTGGAGTAATTTACCTAAAGTTTCAACAGTAGTTGCTGTTTTTCCGTGACCTGAAACGATATTTCCAACATATACAATCATGCTAAAAATTATTTGAAAAACTGAAGGTTATTTCCTCTGTTCCGAAGCCATAACCATCAAAAATTGCTTTGTAAGTTCCATCTGGTAATTTATGAATATCAATATGGTGCATTCCATTTTTCGCCCAAGTTTCTCCTTGATTTTTTAGTATTGGATTATTTTCAAGTTCAGATTCTTCATAATATTCTTTCGAAATAGAATCAATTGAAAAACCATACACAGCGCGTCCATAACCGCCAAAATGATCTTGCGCAAAACGAATCATTTTTTTATCTTCCTCAAAAATTCTACCTGCGGAACGCGTATAATTTCCAGAACGCACTGGCGACATCGGATGTTCTGTAAATTCGCCATGCAAACTATCTGAAACGTACAATCTCAAGTACATATCATCGGTTGCAAAAAGATAGGAAACGCCATCTTTTTCAAGGTATGTTGCGTCTACCAAACGCTTGTCTTTAATCAATACTTTAGCCACTTTCCAATCGAAAGGAAAGTTATTCGTTGTATATAATCGAACTTGACTGTGACGCTTTGTTTCAGGAATCATATACGTAATTCCGTCTTTTTCAAATATAAAAGGATAGGACAAATGAACCTTTTCATCAAGCGCAATTCCGAGATATTTCCACGTCCCGTTTTCTTCTACAGCAACACCAATATCTGCATGTTTCTCGCTCATAATTTCAAAAAAAGCATACCATTTTCCATCTTTTTGATGTAAAAAAGGATCTGCCATCAATAAATTTGACGGAATATTATTTATTTCTCTATTAAATACTTTTGCTTCGTCAACATTCCATTGCAATGGATTTTGA from Kordia antarctica encodes the following:
- a CDS encoding glucosamine inositolphosphorylceramide transferase family protein, producing the protein MKIFKNIIGLLLTLGILFSGYVGYFYVMKKPVPFFGRKITGAYYSIATGTTQNPLQWNVDEAKVFNREINNIPSNLLMADPFLHQKDGKWYAFFEIMSEKHADIGVAVEENGTWKYLGIALDEKVHLSYPFIFEKDGITYMIPETKRHSQVRLYTTNNFPFDWKVAKVLIKDKRLVDATYLEKDGVSYLFATDDMYLRLYVSDSLHGEFTEHPMSPVRSGNYTRSAGRIFEEDKKMIRFAQDHFGGYGRAVYGFSIDSISKEYYEESELENNPILKNQGETWAKNGMHHIDIHKLPDGTYKAIFDGYGFGTEEITFSFSNNF